CCCTTTGCATCTGAATTATAAGCCTTTCTGCCGTCAATGTTTTCATAATTATCCGAAACGATAACAGGTTTATGTTTTAAAGTCGTTGGTATTTTCATATATTTATCTCCATTCAGTAAATTACTAATTTACTAGTTCAATAATTAGAGAATAGCACCAACAGCTCATTTTGTCAATATTATTTTATGTAATCGTTTCCTTATCATTTGTGATATAATATATAAAAGGCAATCGGGGGGAGCAACTGGAATGCTTAAAAAATTGAGACTATCCGGCTTTATTGCCCTGCTTTTGATCTACATATCAGCAGCGATCCTTGGCATATTTATCTTTATGAATCTGCCTGGTGCATACCTTTACGTAAGGCTTTGCGCTGCGGATGTCGCCGCCACGATTTTCATATATATCTTCAGTCTTATTTTAGGTAACGCCTCAGTCTATGACCCATACTGGAGCGTTGCGCCTATAGTTATCTTGCCCTTGACAGCGGCTTATTTAAAAATTTGGAACACCGGCGTAATGCTAATCATTGGGATTATAATGTTCTGGGGACTGCGCCTTACGCTTCACTGGGCGACAACCTTCAAAAATCTCAGCGTTCAGGACTGGCGATATACAAACTTAAAAGCATCAAAACCCAAGCTGTGGTTTATAACCAATCTTTTCGGCATACACCTCTTCCCCACTCTGGTCGTATTTTTTGTGATGATGCCGGCAATCATTTTTATAAGCGATTTCACAGTATTTAATATCGGGATCGTTTTAGGCTCACTTATATCCATTTTTGCCATCATGATGCAAGCCATGTCCGACCGTCAGATGAGCAGATTC
Above is a genomic segment from Bacillota bacterium containing:
- a CDS encoding DUF1295 domain-containing protein; this translates as MLKKLRLSGFIALLLIYISAAILGIFIFMNLPGAYLYVRLCAADVAATIFIYIFSLILGNASVYDPYWSVAPIVILPLTAAYLKIWNTGVMLIIGIIMFWGLRLTLHWATTFKNLSVQDWRYTNLKASKPKLWFITNLFGIHLFPTLVVFFVMMPAIIFISDFTVFNIGIVLGSLISIFAIMMQAMSDRQMSRFRKNGTGGVNREGLWKYMRHPNYLGEILMWWGVFLMAYFADQRLWFCVFGAILNTLMFIFISVPMLEERELKSKPEYVEYKENTGMLLPNLKLILEERFVYK